The Oceanicaulis sp. nucleotide sequence CCTTCCAGCGTTCGACCTGGGCGCTGGAGACCTCTGAGGTGGCCCCGGCATGGGTGACGCTGACGCGCGGCTCGAAAACGACAGCCCCGCCCGCCTTCCGAGCGCGGGCGCACAGATCGATGTCCTCGACATGCAGGAAATAGTCCTCGTCGAACCCGCCCAGCGCCTGAAATCCGGCACGCGTCATCAGCATCGCCGCGCCTGAGACCGTGGGGACCTCGACCGCGGTGCCGGGCAGCGGCTCGCGGGAGCGGTCGAAACCGCCAAGGCCTGCAAAGCTGCGCGAGGCGGAGAGGAATGTGAGCGCCCCGCGCCGGCCGCCGCGCTGCTCGACGCCCTCTTCATCGACCAGCCGCGCGCCGACGACCACAGGTTCGGGGAAGGCCGTCGCCGTTTCGGCCAGCCGCGCGATCGCGCCTTCGGGCAGGACGGCGTCAGGGTTGAGGAAGAGCAGGCAGGCGCCGGAGGCCGCGCGCGCGCCGATATTGCACCCTTTTGAAAAGCCGAGATTTTCGTTCGTGCGCACGATCTTCAGCCGCGGCTCGATGGCCGCGAGTTCGTCCATCCGGGTGCGGGTCTCGGGCGGGTTGTCGTGATCGACGAGGACCAGCTCGTCCGCCTCTGAAGCCAGCACCGAGGCGACCGCGTCGAACAGCACCGGCCCGGTCCGGTAGCTGACCATGACGACAGAGACGCTCACTGCTCGGGCTCGCGCGCATCTGTCAGCGCCGGGTCGATCGGCCGGGCGGGGCGTTCGCGGAAAGCCCAGATTTTCCAGAACGGCGCTGCGGTTCTGGGCCTTGCGGGATCATAGCCGTGGGTGCCGAACGGCCGGCAGCGCAGAATTCGTCCCGCCGCGAGCCAGCTTCCCCGCCACAGCCCCTGCGCACGCACGCAATCAGCCGCATAGGCCGAGCAGGTCGGCTCGTGCCGGCACCTCACGCCCAGCGCATAGAAGACCGGGGAGATCGCGTATTTGTACCCGGCGAGCAGAGCCAGGCCGAAGCGGGCGGGCAGGCGGTTGAGCATGGGCGACCCTTTCGGCCCGCTTATCGCCCGCCGCTCGAAGCGCTGTCCACCGCGGCGCGCGCGAAGGCTTCCGCGGCGGCTTCAAACGCCAGCAGAATCGAGCCGTGACGCTGGCGATAGCTCGCCGCCGGCTGCAGCGCGGAGAGTTCGGAGAACCGGCCCTCGGGCGGCGGCGCGCCGTCCTTCAGCATGGCCTTGAGCCCGTCGCGCCCGGCCTCGATCTCCGCCCGGCTCGCGCCGATCGCGTTCCTGGCCAGCACGCTCGCGCTCGCCTGACCCAGCGCGCAGGCCTGGAGATCAAGCCCGATCTCCGCGATGGTCCCGTCAGCGCCGAGCCTGATGTCGACAACCAGCTCCGACCCGCAAATGCGCGAGGTCTTCGCAGCGCTGCCATGGGCCGAGGCGAGCCGGCCCAGATGCGGGATGTCGGCTGCGAGCTTCAGCACGTCGGAGGAATAGGCGTCGGTCATGGATCTTAGGTCCGCTCGCAGGCGGGCGATTTCAAGACCGCTTCATCCGCCATATCGTGCCTTCCGGTCCGTCCTCGGCCTGAACGCCCTTTTCATCGAGCGCGAAGCGGATCTGATCGGCGGTGGCGAAGTCCTTGCGGTTTCGCGCCTCCACCCGCTCGGCGATCAGCCGGTCGATCTCCGCCCGCTCTTCCGGGTCCAGGGAATCGAGGCCGAACCAGGCGTCCGGATCGGTTTCGAACAGGCCCAGCAGGCGGCCCGCGGCGAGGAGCTCGCCCTTGGCCTCGGCCCGCTCGGCGTCGGTTTCAGCCTTGTTGGCGCGGCCGGCGATCTCGAACAGGGCGGCGAGCGCGCGGGGCGTGTTGAGATCGTCGCAGAGCGGGTTCAGCACCGAAGCCGGCGCCTCGGTCCCGGCCGGCGCGACGTCCTTCAGGCGGCGCAGCACGCCGTAGAGCCGGTCGAGCGATTTGCGCGCCTGCTCGATCAGCTTCGGCGTCCAGTCCAGCGGCTGGCGGTACTGGCCGGACAGAAGGCCGTAGCGGATCGTCTCGCCGCGGATCCCGTCTTCGAGCATGGCGTGCACGGTGACGACATTGCCCTCGGACTTGCTCATCTTCGAGGACTCCATCGACAGAAAGCCGTTATGGAGCCAGTAGTTGGCCAGCGGCGCGCCGCCATGGGCGCAGACCGACTGGGCGATCTCGTTCTCATGGTGGGGGAAGACCAGGTCGATCCCGCCGGCGTGAATGTCGATGGTCTCGCCCAGCGAGCTTTCGATCATCGCCGAGCATTCGATATGCCAGCCCGGCCGGCCCGGCCCGAACGGGCTCTCCCAGACCGGCTCGCCCTGCTTGGAGGGCTTCCACAGCACGAAATCGGCCGGATCCTTCTTGTAGGGGGCCACTTCCACCCGCGCGCCGGCGATCATGTCCTCGAGCGAGCGGCGCGACAGCGCGCCGTACTGCTCATACGCCTTCACGGAGAACAGGACATGGCCCTCGGCGGCGTAGGCGTAGCCGTCCTCGATCAGCCGGGCGATGAAGGCGATGATGTCTTCCATTGCGCCGGTGGCGGTCGGCTCGAAGGTCTTGGGCAGCACGTTCAGCGCGGCTGCGTCCTCGTGATAGATGCGGGTGAAGCGCTCGGTGATCACCGAGATGTCCACGCCTTCCTTGGCGGCGGCCTGATTGATCTTGTCGTCCACGTCGGTGAAGTTGCGCGAGCTCAGAACCGCGTCCGCGCCGTAGATCTCGCGCAGCAGGCGGAACAGCGTGTCGAACACGACTTCGGGCCGGAAATTGCCGACATGAGCGGGCGCATAGACCGTCGGGCCGCAGACATACATCGTCACCCGCGCCGGATCGATCGGGGTGAAGACGCGCTTCTTGCGCGCCGCCGTGTCGTAGAGCTTGAGCTCGGTCATGGCCGCTGAACGCCTCGTTTGATGGGCAAAACGGCGGTCTACACCGAAGCCTCTCAGCGAAAAAGAGGGCGCGGCCATTGGACGGGGCCGGATAAAGGCCTAATTAGAGGCCAGGCGCGGGCGATCCCCCGCGCTGAAAGACCGCTACGAAGACCCGGCGAAAGCCCTGGCGGACCTGTCCGCTGCGCGCCGAGCCGGATCCGGAAACCGGTACTTCGCACAGGCCCCGCGCCCGTGCGCCCGTCAACGAAAGGATCCGCTGACATGGACGCCATGACCGACAAGACCACCCTGGCCGCAGCGCCCGCCACCGAACCCGTCCGCCCATCCCGCGAAGACGCCGAAGAAGCCGTGCGCACCCTGCTGCGCTGGGCCGGCGACGACCCCAGGCGCGAGGGCCTGCTGGAAACGCCCAAGCGCGTGGTGAAGGCCTATGAGGAATGGTTCCGCGGCTACGCCGAGGACCCGAAAAAAATCCTCGGCAAGCGCTTCGAGGACGTGCAGGGCTATGACGAGATGGTGATGCTCACCCATATCGACGTCGAGAGCCATTGCGAGCACCACATGGCGCCAATCCTTGGCACGGCCTGCGTGGCCTATCTGCCCGACCGCGCCGTGGTGGGCATCTCCAAGATCGCCAAGGTCGTCGAGATGTACTCCAAGCGCCTGCAGACCCAGGAAACCATGACCGCCCAGATCGCCGACGCGATCGAGGACGCCATGCAGCCGCGCGGCGTGGCCGTGTTCGTCGACGCCAAGCACCAGTGCATGACCACGCGCGGCGTGCATCACCCCAACGTGTCGACCATCACCACCACCTTCACCGGCGAGTTCAAGGCCAACCCCGAACTGCGCGAGCGCTTCATGCGCCTGTGCGAAAAATCGCACCGGTAGAAGCGTCGAGCTTCGAAACGGGAAAGCCCGCGGCAGGCGCCGCGGGCTTTTTCGTGTCCGGATCCGGCGCAAAGAAAAAGCCCGGCGGGCGGACCCGCCGGGCTTTCGTTTGCGCCGTGAAGGCGGCTCAGCGCACCTCGCGGAACGCCTCGCAGCTCAGGCAGGTGGCGTAGATCCCGTTGGGATCGTTCATCATGTTGATCTGGCGCAGCTCGCCGGCGGTCGCTTGGGCGGCCTGGACGAAGAGCCCGGTGCCGAACAGTCCGTCAGGCCCGCCGATCATGGCGCCCGCTTCCATGCCGAGCGCTTCGAGGATTTCCTGCACCGGATCGGATTCTTCTTCAAAGACCGTGATCCGGTAATCCTCGAGTTCGGCCATCTCCGCCGCGATGCGGATCGCGTCGTCGAAATCGCCGAGCTCGTCGACCAGGCCGTTGTCCAGCGCCTGCGCGCCGGTCCAGATCCGGCCTTGGGCGACCGCGTCGACTTCCTCCAGCGTCATGTTCCGGGCCTCGGCGACGATGGAGATGAACTGCTGGTAGCCCTTCTCGATCCCGGCCTGGAAGATGGTGTTCCACTCCTCGGTGATCCCTCCGGTGACGGACGGGCCGCGGGCGGTGGCGGTCAGCGACACGCCGTCCTCGTACACGCCGATATTCTCAAGCGCGTTCTCGAAGGTCGGGATAAAGCCGAAAATCCCGATCGAGCCGGTGATGGTCGTGGGCTCGGCCAGGATGCGGTTCGCCGGGGTGGCGATCCAGTACCCGCCCGAGGCGGCCACGCCGCCCATCGAGGCGATGACCGGCTTGCCCTGAAGGCGCGCCATTTCCAGCTCTTCGCGGATCAGCTCGGAGGCGAAGGCCGAGCCGCCGCCCGAATCGATGCGCAGCACGATGGCGCGGACGTCGTCGTCCAGCCGCGCCTGACGGATCAGGCGGGCGTGGATGTCGCCCCCGATCGCGCCGCCGTCGGCCTCGCCGTCGATGATCGAGCCCACAGCGTAGATGACCGCGATCTTGTCGCCGCGCAGCTTGGGCGCGGGCTTGTTAGCCTCGGCGTACGCAAGGAAATCGGTGGCTTCCAGCCGGCCGGTGTCCTCGTCGATGCCGAACCGCTCGCCCATCGCCTCGATGAAGGCCGAACGGCCCGTCAGCGTGTCGATCAGACCGGACTGTTCAGCGACGACCGCGGTGTCGCCGTTGGCGGCGATGAGGCGGGCGGGGAACTCGTCGGCGTAGGACTGGAGCGCGTCCGGCGCAAACCCGCGGGCTTCGCCGACCGTGGTCTTGTAGGCGTCCCAGATGTCGCCGAACACGACGCGGTTCGCTTCAGCGGCCGCTTCGCTCATCTCGTTGCCCAGGAAAGGCTCGAGCGCGGACTTGAAGGTGCCGACCCGGTAGACGTTCACCGTCACGTTCAGGCGCTCGAGCAGCTCGGCGAAGTACTGGCGGTAGACCGCATAGCCGGTGACCTGGGCGGCGCCCATTTCATGCATGTAGATCTCGTTCGCCTGCGCAGACAGGAAGTACGAGCCGTTCATGAAATAGTCCGAATAGGCGATCACTTCCTTGCCGGCTTCGCGCACCTTGCCGATCTCCTCGGCGATGGTATGAAGCGCGGCCGGCGTGGCGCCGCCGAGCCCGTCGAAGCGCACGATGAGCGCGTTCACGTCCTCGTCCTCGGCCGCCGCGCGCAGCCCCTCGACCACGTCGCGCAGCAGGATCTGACTGGGCGCGCCGCCGCCGGTCAGGGCCGCGGTAAACGCGTCGCTCGGCGACACGATCGCTTTTTCCTCGACGATCACGCCTTCGGGCTCGAACCAGAGCACGCCGGTCTCGGCGATCTTGAATTCGTCGCTGTCGAACAGAGACGCGATGAAGGCGAAGACGAAAAATACGATGAGAATGATGCCGAACACGCGCAGAATGCCGTGCTGGACCAGACCGATCCACCGCCAGATCGCGGCGGGAACGGACTCTTTGTGCTGTTCGCTCATGGCGCCCCTCCAGGTACGCAGCTTTTCCCCAGGCTGGGAAGGTGGACGCGACCGCCGCTGAAGTCCAGCAATAGCGCCTTAATTCGCGGAAAGGCGGTCAGGCGTTCACCCGATGCGTTCGACCTGCGGCACCGCCGCGCCGCGCGCCGGACGCACGCGCCAGACGCTGTCGGGGTAGGCGTCGTATTCCCGCGCCTTGCAGGTGGAGACCACCATGAGCTGGGCGACCGCCTCGTCCCGGCCGAGCGTCAGATGCACATAGCCGCGGTCATAAGCGTTGTGGCGCAGCACTTCAGGGGCGGCCTGTTCGGTGTAGACGCCGAAATCGACGCCGGGCAGGTTCAGGCGCTCGAATCGCGAGGGCGAGCTGACGGACGTCACGCCGAACTCTGTCCCGACCCGCGATCCGTTCTGGTCGTGAAGGTCGAGCACCCAGGCGTTATGGGTGTCCCCGGTCAGGGTGATGAAGTCCGCGTTCGCCGCGCGCGCGGCCGCATACAGCCGCTCGCGCTCGGCCGGATAGCCGTCCCAGGCGTCGAGATTGAACGGCGTGCCGAAGGCGAAGCGCTGGATGAAGCTCCACGCCAGCGGGTCTGAGGACCGGATCGCCCAGCGCAGCCAGAACGGCATGACCTCGGGATAGTCCGGCGCCGGCACGCGGCCCATGATCACCTGGTTGGCGAAGACCCGCCACGGCTTTCCGGCCGCGACCGAGTCCGACAGGGCGCCGGAGACGAAGGCGAGCTGATCGGGACCCAGCAGCGTGCGGCTTTCATCCCCGGCGGTGCGTTCGAGCCATTCTGCGACGATGCGCCGGTTCTCCGCATCGTTCGGATCGGCGGTCTCGGGATCGACCGGGAAGGGATCGAGCAGGATCTCTTCGGACCGCGCGGTCAGCCGGGTCTCGAGGAAGATCAGCGTGGCCAGATCGCCGACCTCCAGCGCGCCCCAGCGCTCGTGCATCGGCGTGCGCGGGCGCGACGGCGTCCAGGCCTGCCAGGCCGCCAGCGCGGCGTCGCGGCGCTCGGTCCAGACGCCCTCGCTGTCGTCGTGGTTTTCCGCGCCGTCCTTCCAGGCGTTGTTCGCCGTCTCGTGATCGTCCCAGATCAGCACCATGGGCGCGGCGGCTTTAAGCGCCTGCAGATCGGGATCGGAGGAGTACTGGGCGTGCCGGCGGGCGTAGTCCGCGTAGCTGACGATCTCATGGCCCGGTTCGGGCACGCGCGACAGCCGCTCGGCGTCCTCGGTGGCGTACCCGTCCGCGGCGTATTCGTAGAGATAGTCGCCGAGATGGACGGAGAGATCGACGTCGCCGCGCTGGGCGGCGTGGGCGTAGGCGTTGAAGAAGCCCGCCGGATAGTTCGAGCACGCGAAAGCTGCGATCCGGAACTGCTCGACCGGGCCCTCGGGCAGCGGCTTGGCCCGGCCCACGGGCGAGACATGCTCGCGGAAGCGGAAGCGGTACCAGACCGGCCGGCCCGGAACGAGGCCGTCGGCGAGCGCCTTGAACGGCGTCGCTCCGTCGACCGGCTCGCCCACAGGCGACGCCGCGTCGGTGAAGACCAGCGCGGCGAAATCGGGCGTATCGGAGACCTCGACCGTCACCGGGCCGCCTTCGGCGCCGGTCACCGCCGTCCACAGCACCAGCGAAGTCTGATCGGGATCCCCGCTCGCAACGCCGTGCTTGAACGGGCCGTCGGGCCGGGGCAGCGGTTCGAAACGCTGCTCGGAACAGGCCGCCAGGCCCGCGCCCGCGCCGGCCGCAGCCAGAAGCGCCCCGCGGCGCGTGAGCTTGACTTCGTTCTTCATCGATTTCCCTCCCCGCGGCGCTGCACGCCGGGACGTATCCAAACCCGCTCCGGGACCTGCAGGCAAGCGCGGCGCGCCTCTCTCCGACACGGTGCGGCCGGCGCGAGGGCCCCTCTCCCTCGCGCCGGCCGCCAGCCCGTCCCCCCGGACGGACCTGTCAGGAACGGAGCCTAGAACTCCGCGCCGACCCTCAGGCCGGCCATGCGCGGGCTGCCCGCGATGAAGGTCGGCAGGCCGAAGCTGTCGCCGGTGTTGCCCGCGTCGATGATGTATTTCTCATCGAGCAGGTTCTCGACAAAGGCGACCGCGTAGAACCGGTCCTGCGGGGCGTCGTAGCGGATCTTGAAGTCGACGATGCCGTAATCGCCCTGGGTTTCGTCCTGCACCGCGTCGTTCAGGTCGTTGTCGTTGTCGAAGAACACGTCCGACTGCCAGGACCAGGTCGGGATCAGCGACAACCGGCCCACGGGCAGCTCGAACTCCGCCAGCAGACCGAGCGAGGCCGCATGATCGGGCGACAGGCGGAAGCTGTTCCCCGCCAGCTGCTGGACGTTCCCGGACTCGTCGGTGTCGTCGAACTCCGCCGAGTTGTAGGCGTAGGTCGCGAAAACCGAGACGATCTCGTTGAGCTGGGCGTCGAACTGGCCCTCGAACCCGTACTGCGTCGCCCGGCCCGCGTTGTCGGTGACGAAGGTGACGAGGTTGGGGTCGAAGCGGTTGGTCTGGAAGTTCTGGTATTCGGAATAGAAGACCGAGGCTTGCAGCGTCGCCGCGTCCCAGGTCCAGAACCCGCCGATCTCATAGTTGTCGACCAGTTCGGCGGGCGCGACCGTGAACAGATCGGGCGAAGCGCTGTCGAAGCTGATCACGTCCGGACGGCGGCCGCGGGCGTAGCTCGCCCAGACGTTCAGCACGTCGGAGACCTCATAGTGCGCCGCGAGACGCCAGGTGACGTCGTCGAAGCTGCGCTCGCCGGAATAGACGCGCTGACCGCCCGGGGTCGGGGGCAGAAACAGCATGCCGCCCGGGGTGAAGCCCGTCACAGGCGAGCCCGGCGCGGTCGAACCCGAATAGACGCTCGCCTCCTTTTCCTCGCGCGTCCAGCGCAGCCCGGCGGTGAGGTCGAGGCGATCGGTCGCCGCCCAGGTCACGTCGCCGAAGATGTCGAAGGCTGTGGTGTCGCCGAAGTTCGCGGTCTCTTCGAGATAGAACTCCGGAAGGGTGATGAACTGGGCCAGGGCAGGATTGATGAAGCCCGGCAGCACGCCCGGCACGAAGATCGGCGTGGGATCGAACGGATTGTCGAACCCGGCCGCATTCGGGACGCTGAACAGCCCGAGCCCCGCCTCGATGGCGCTGACCGGCTGGCTGACCGCAGCGGCGATTTGCGGCGCGAACACCGCCTGGACGACGCGCGGGTTTACCGCCAGCGGAATGCGTTGCTGGCCGCTTTCGTAAAGATAGGACGCGCCGAGGAAGCCGGTGACCGGCCCGCCCGCATCGTAGTCGAAACGGACTTCCTGGCTCCACTGGCGCCCCGTGGCGTCCTCGGCGACGACCAGGAGCTCGGCGCCCGAACCGTCCGGATCGAACACTTCGAGCGATTCGAACGCACGCCAGCCCGAGATCGAGCTCAGCGACCAGGCGTCGTTGATCACGTAGTCAGCCAGCGCGGTGACGCCGTAGACCTGACGGTCGATCCCCAGCGGCGCGCCGCCTTCGAACCCGCCGAACGTGCTGAGCGCCGCCGGATCCCACGGCTCGCCGACCGGAACGCCCGGCAGCGGCGGCAGGGTGTTTGAACGGAAGCTGGTGCCGCCTTCGGGCGTGTCGGTCTGATAGTTTGCGATGACGTCGAGCGTGAAGGTCGAGGTCGGCTCCCAGCGGGCCGAGGCGCGCACCGCGCTCAGCTCCACGCCGTTCATCGCTTCGCCGCCGAGCAGGTTCTCGACATAGCCGTCGCGCTGCTTGTGCGCGCCGGCCAGACGCAGGGCGAAAGTGTCCGTGACGGGCATGTTTACGTGACCGCGCGCCTCGAAGCGCTCGTAATCGCCGATCGTGACTTCGGCCGATGCGGTGTAAGCGTCGAGATCGGCCTTGTTCTGGATGACGTTGATCGCACCGATCAGGGCGCCGCGGCCGAACAGGGTGGCCTGCGGACCCTTGACGACTTCCACACGCTCGATGTCGAACAGCTCGACATAAGCGCCGCGGGCGCGCGAGATCGACACGCCGTCCTGGAAGACCGCCACGCGCGCCTCGCCGGTGGCCGCGCCGTCGTCGGAGGTGATGCCGCGGATCACGAAGCCGGGATTGTTCGGGCTCTGCTCCTGAACCTCCAGGCCCGGCACGAAGTCCGACAGCTCGTCGAACTGCTCGATCCCGAGCGTGTTCAGGCGGTCCTCGCCGTAGGCCGTGACCGCGATCGGCACTTCGGCCAGGGATTGCTCGCGCTTCTGGGCGGTGACGACGATGACGTCGGTGGTGAGCACCGGCGTGTCGGTCTCGGACTGGGCGACGGCGGGCGCGCCGACGAGCGCGCAAAGCGCGGCGCAGGCGGACAGGCGGGCCTTCATGGTCATGGCGGTGTACCCCTCGGTCTCGGTGGTGAGAATCCCCTCGCGCCGGACAGCGGCGCGCTCGCGAGCCGGATACAGGCCGCGGGTGACGCTTCCTTTTCATCGCCGTGACAGGTATTTAACGCTGCCGCAGCATCACATTTTCCGTGTCTGCGAAGACACACCAGGCCGCTGGGCGGCCGCCCCAGCGCGGAGCCGATCATATGGGCGAACTTCGCCAGCACACCGCCGGCCCCGACGACGCCGGAGAACGGCTCGACCGGTTTCTGGCCGCCGCGTTCGAGGATCTGTCGCGCTCGCGCTGCAAGGCGCTGGTGGAGGCCGGTGCGCTGAGCGTCGACGGCGAAGCGCTGACCGATCCGTCCGCGAAGGTGAAGGCCGGCGCGGTCTATACGCTCGACGAACCCGATCCCGAACCGGCCGAACCGCGCGCCGAGGACATCCCGCTGACCGTCCTGTTCGAGGACGAGGACCTGATCGTCATCGACAAGGCGGCGGGGATGACCGTGCATCCGGCCGCCGGCAACTGGACGGGCACGCTGGTGAACGCGCTTTTGCATCACTGCGCGGACAGCCTGTCGGGCATCGGCGGGGTGCAGCGGCCCGGCATCGTGCACCGGCTGGACAAGGACACCTCCGGGGTGATGGTCGTCGCCAAGTCCGACCGCGCCCATCAGGGCCTCGCCGCCCGCTTCGCCGATCATGACGTCGAGCGCGCCTATCTCGCGATCGTGCGCGGCGGACCGAAACCGAAGGCCGGGCGGATCGAGACGCGGCTGGTCCGCTCCTCCTACGACCGCAAGAAGTTCGCCGTCGCCGAGGATCCCGACAGCAAGGCCGGCAAGATCGCGATCACCAATTACGAGGTCCTCAAGAGCTACGGCCAGGAGCCCGGCGCCTCTGTCGGCACGCCGGTGGCGAGCCTTGTGGAGTGCCGGCTCGAAACCGGCCGCACCCATCAGATCCGGGTGCACATGGCGCATATGGGCGCGCCCCTGCTGGGCGACCCGGTCTATGGCCGCGGGCGATCCTCGCCGCTCATACGCATCGACAAGGACCGCACCTTCCGCGATTTCCGCCGCCAGGCCCTGCACGCGGCAATCCTGGGCTTCGAGCATCCGGTCACAGGCGAGCCCCTGCGCTTCGAGACCGAGCCGCCCAAGGACATGCAGCGCCTGATCGGGTTTCTGGAAACGATCTAGAGCGGCTTGCCGAGCACCCAGTCCTGATAGGTCGTCCCGCCGACGTCGAAATCGCGCTCGCCGACCGTCTCGAAACCCATGCGCTCATAGAAGGCCAGCGCCCGGGCGTTCTCCTTGTAGACGCCCAGTAGAAGCCGCTCGCCGCCCGCACGCCGCGCGCAGGCTTCGGCCTCGTAGAGCAGCCGGCGGCCGACGCCGCCGCGCTGAAACCGCGAAAGTACGTAGATGCGCTTGATCTCGAGATCGGTCTCCTCGACCGCGACCGGCAGATCGGGCGGAGAAAGATGCAGATACCCGACCGGCGCGCCGTCGAGCTCGGCCAGCCAGACCGCCTGGGCGGTGTCGCGGATGGCGCGCTCATAGACCGGCGCGGTCTGGCGCTCGGCGCAATGACGCACCAGCGCGCCGCCGTCGATCACGCCGGCATAGCTTTCCAGAAAACTCGCAGCCCCCACCAGAGCGACTGCGGAAGCGTCGGCCGGAGCGGCGCGTCGACATGTGATGTTCATGGTCGCCGAGCTAGCCTGATCGAAACCAAGGCGGCAAGACCGTGTTTCCGCGAGAGCGTCTTAATTTCCACGCGATCGGCGTGCAGAAATAATGGCGCGGCGGTCACGATCCGCCTCACTGCGATGTGAGAGGCTCGCATCGCGCAAATCGAGTACCTACATGGTGCCGGCTCCGTTGCGCTGAACGCGGTCCGGACGGCGCCAGACAGGGGAGACGGACGCCATGGCCAACACCTCGATGCCGATGATCACGCCCGAAGGCGGGCTGTCGCGCTATCTCGCCGAAATCCGCAAGTTCCCGATGCTCCACAAGGACGAGGAGTTCATGCTGGCCAAGCGCTGGCAGGAGCACGAGGACACCGAGGCGGCCCACAAGCTCGTCACCTCGCATCTGCGCCTGGTCGCCAAGATCGCCATGGGCTATCGCGGCTACGGCCTGCCCGTCGCCGAGGTCATCTCCGAGGGCAATGTCGGGTTGATGCAGGCGGTCAAGAAATTCGACCCCGACAAGGGCTTCCGTCTGGCGACCTACGCCATGTGGTGGATCCGCGCCTCGATCCAGGAATACATCCTGCGCTCCTGGTCGCTGGTGAAGATGGGCACGACGGCGGCCCAGAAGAAGCTGTTCTTCAACCTGCGCCGGATGAAGAGCCAGATGCGCGCCCTCGACGAGGGCGATCTCAGGCCCGAACAGGTCGAATACATCGCCACCAAGCTCGGCGTCACCGACGACGACGTGATCTCGATGAACCGCCGCCTGTCGGGCCCGGACGCCTCGCTGAACGCGCCCCTCAGGAGCGAGAGCGAAAGCGAGTGGCAGGACTGGCTGACCGACGACGCGGCGACCAGCGCCGAGGAAGAACTCGCCACGTCTGACGAGTTCGACACGCGCATGACGCTGCTGCAGGAAGCGATGGCGGGCCTCAATGAGCGCGAGCGCCACATCATTCAGGAGCGCCGCCTGACCGAAGAACCCAAGACGCTGGAAGACCTCGCCCAGGTCTACGGCGTCAGCCGCGAACGCATCCGCCAGATCGAGGTGCGCGCCTTCGACAAGCTGCAGAAGGCGATGAAGGATCTCGCCGCCGAGCGCGGCCTGCTGGAGAGCGAAGACTAGGGGCTACAGCCCCTGCTCTTCCTCCGGCGGCGCGCCGGTG carries:
- a CDS encoding glycosyltransferase family 2 protein → MSVSVVMVSYRTGPVLFDAVASVLASEADELVLVDHDNPPETRTRMDELAAIEPRLKIVRTNENLGFSKGCNIGARAASGACLLFLNPDAVLPEGAIARLAETATAFPEPVVVGARLVDEEGVEQRGGRRGALTFLSASRSFAGLGGFDRSREPLPGTAVEVPTVSGAAMLMTRAGFQALGGFDEDYFLHVEDIDLCARARKAGGAVVFEPRVSVTHAGATSEVSSAQVERWKAESFVTYFRKHGGPLQAALIAPLVHGAVGLRRVLTGG
- the yidD gene encoding membrane protein insertion efficiency factor YidD; this encodes MLNRLPARFGLALLAGYKYAISPVFYALGVRCRHEPTCSAYAADCVRAQGLWRGSWLAAGRILRCRPFGTHGYDPARPRTAAPFWKIWAFRERPARPIDPALTDAREPEQ
- a CDS encoding iron-sulfur cluster assembly scaffold protein, with amino-acid sequence MTDAYSSDVLKLAADIPHLGRLASAHGSAAKTSRICGSELVVDIRLGADGTIAEIGLDLQACALGQASASVLARNAIGASRAEIEAGRDGLKAMLKDGAPPPEGRFSELSALQPAASYRQRHGSILLAFEAAAEAFARAAVDSASSGGR
- the cysS gene encoding cysteine--tRNA ligase; this translates as MTELKLYDTAARKKRVFTPIDPARVTMYVCGPTVYAPAHVGNFRPEVVFDTLFRLLREIYGADAVLSSRNFTDVDDKINQAAAKEGVDISVITERFTRIYHEDAAALNVLPKTFEPTATGAMEDIIAFIARLIEDGYAYAAEGHVLFSVKAYEQYGALSRRSLEDMIAGARVEVAPYKKDPADFVLWKPSKQGEPVWESPFGPGRPGWHIECSAMIESSLGETIDIHAGGIDLVFPHHENEIAQSVCAHGGAPLANYWLHNGFLSMESSKMSKSEGNVVTVHAMLEDGIRGETIRYGLLSGQYRQPLDWTPKLIEQARKSLDRLYGVLRRLKDVAPAGTEAPASVLNPLCDDLNTPRALAALFEIAGRANKAETDAERAEAKGELLAAGRLLGLFETDPDAWFGLDSLDPEERAEIDRLIAERVEARNRKDFATADQIRFALDEKGVQAEDGPEGTIWRMKRS
- the folE gene encoding GTP cyclohydrolase I FolE, which produces MDAMTDKTTLAAAPATEPVRPSREDAEEAVRTLLRWAGDDPRREGLLETPKRVVKAYEEWFRGYAEDPKKILGKRFEDVQGYDEMVMLTHIDVESHCEHHMAPILGTACVAYLPDRAVVGISKIAKVVEMYSKRLQTQETMTAQIADAIEDAMQPRGVAVFVDAKHQCMTTRGVHHPNVSTITTTFTGEFKANPELRERFMRLCEKSHR
- the sppA gene encoding signal peptide peptidase SppA translates to MSEQHKESVPAAIWRWIGLVQHGILRVFGIILIVFFVFAFIASLFDSDEFKIAETGVLWFEPEGVIVEEKAIVSPSDAFTAALTGGGAPSQILLRDVVEGLRAAAEDEDVNALIVRFDGLGGATPAALHTIAEEIGKVREAGKEVIAYSDYFMNGSYFLSAQANEIYMHEMGAAQVTGYAVYRQYFAELLERLNVTVNVYRVGTFKSALEPFLGNEMSEAAAEANRVVFGDIWDAYKTTVGEARGFAPDALQSYADEFPARLIAANGDTAVVAEQSGLIDTLTGRSAFIEAMGERFGIDEDTGRLEATDFLAYAEANKPAPKLRGDKIAVIYAVGSIIDGEADGGAIGGDIHARLIRQARLDDDVRAIVLRIDSGGGSAFASELIREELEMARLQGKPVIASMGGVAASGGYWIATPANRILAEPTTITGSIGIFGFIPTFENALENIGVYEDGVSLTATARGPSVTGGITEEWNTIFQAGIEKGYQQFISIVAEARNMTLEEVDAVAQGRIWTGAQALDNGLVDELGDFDDAIRIAAEMAELEDYRITVFEEESDPVQEILEALGMEAGAMIGGPDGLFGTGLFVQAAQATAGELRQINMMNDPNGIYATCLSCEAFREVR
- a CDS encoding alkaline phosphatase D family protein codes for the protein MKNEVKLTRRGALLAAAGAGAGLAACSEQRFEPLPRPDGPFKHGVASGDPDQTSLVLWTAVTGAEGGPVTVEVSDTPDFAALVFTDAASPVGEPVDGATPFKALADGLVPGRPVWYRFRFREHVSPVGRAKPLPEGPVEQFRIAAFACSNYPAGFFNAYAHAAQRGDVDLSVHLGDYLYEYAADGYATEDAERLSRVPEPGHEIVSYADYARRHAQYSSDPDLQALKAAAPMVLIWDDHETANNAWKDGAENHDDSEGVWTERRDAALAAWQAWTPSRPRTPMHERWGALEVGDLATLIFLETRLTARSEEILLDPFPVDPETADPNDAENRRIVAEWLERTAGDESRTLLGPDQLAFVSGALSDSVAAGKPWRVFANQVIMGRVPAPDYPEVMPFWLRWAIRSSDPLAWSFIQRFAFGTPFNLDAWDGYPAERERLYAAARAANADFITLTGDTHNAWVLDLHDQNGSRVGTEFGVTSVSSPSRFERLNLPGVDFGVYTEQAAPEVLRHNAYDRGYVHLTLGRDEAVAQLMVVSTCKAREYDAYPDSVWRVRPARGAAVPQVERIG